ATGGGAGGGTACCAAACTTAGTTTTGAGATTTTTAAAGAAGACGACAAAACTAAAATTGTGTTTACCCACATTGGGCTGGTACCCGAATTTGAATGTTTTGATTCCTGCGCACCCGCGTGGACGGGGTACCTGCAGGAGCAACGGTTGAATCTGGTATAATCACTTTTCTAGTCCCCCAGACCAAGGACAAATAGCAATGGCCCGGATTTTTGTCCGGGCCATTGCTATTTGAAAATGTCATTCCATTACCTGATGAGATCCGGTATCGAAAGGGAAAAGGGGGCTCATGATCTGATGGAGGCCAGAATGAGCACTGGAAAAATTCTGATGATTAATACTCTATAAAATCTATGTGGTTTATATCTTTTTATATATTTGTGCACGAACTAATCAAACACCCCTATGAAACCAGTTATCCTAAGGAAAGATTTTTATTGTTGGCGGTATAGTATTGCCTTATAACCAGCCCGTTCGCGGCATGTAAGCCGGTCACTTCGGCACACGAAGAACCTACCTCCGGCTTCAACAAAAATCAGACAACCATTAACATCGCAAATAATTATTTAGCATGAAACAATTTTTAAAGTCGACCATCTTTATAGGAGTACTTCTATTTCCACAGTTTCTTTCCGCACAGGATAACCCCACTATCAACGCAACCGTTTCCGGAAAAATACTCGATAACCGCACCAACGAAGCCTTGGTAGGGGCAACGGTAACCATTAAAGGAACTACCAACGGCGCGGTGACTGACGCGAACGGAGAGTTCAAATTGATCACAGGCCAAAAACTACCTTTCACACTAGTCGTTTCTTTTGTGGGCTTTCTCAAAAAGGAGGTTTTGATCAATGACAGCAAAGTTGAAATCAAGCTGGATGTAAATGATACACAGCTGGCAGACGTGGTGATTTCATCTCGTCGTCGTCAGGAATCAGCTCAGGACGTTCCTATCCCTATATCGGTAGTCGGTGGAACGAGGGCTGAGGACGCGGGTGCTTTTAATGTCAACAGACTAAAAGAATTGGTGCCGACTGTGCAGTTATATGCTTCCAATGCGCGGAACACAACGCTGAATATTCGTGGTCTGGGATCAACTTACGGGTTAACAAACGACGGCGTTGACCCAGGTGTAGGTTTTTATGTGGACGGTGTTTACTATGCCCGCCCGGCAGCCACTGCACTCGACTTCATTGATATTGAGCGTGTTGAGGTGCTTCGTGGGCCGCAAGGAACGCTATTTGGAAAAAATACGACTGCCGGTGCTTTCAACATTACAACCCGTGCGGCGAGTTTCCGACCGGGAGCTAACTTTGAGCTAAGCTACGGTAACCTGGGCTTCGTTCAGGCAAAGGCGTCGGTAACCGGTCCATTAAGTAAAAAGCTCGCTGCACGCGTTTCCTTTACGGGTACACAACGTAACGGAACGTTTTTTAATGTTCATACCCAATTGCCGATCAATGATATTAACAACATTGGTGTAAGAGGGCAGCTTCTGTTCACGCCGAGCGACCATGTAAACATTACCGTGATCGGGGACATTTCAAACCAAAAACCGGCAGGATATGGTTGGCCGGTGGCTGGTGTTGTGACTACCAAAAGGGCTGCATACAGACAATTCAACAACATTATCGCTGATTTGAATTATTCGCTTCCATACCAAAGCGCTTTTGAACGTAAGCTGGACCTGGATACACCTTCCAAAGCTGACAATCAGCTGGGCGGTGTTTCGGTGAATGCAGATATTAAAATTGGGAACGGAACCCTGACCAGTACATCCGCCTGGCGTTACTGGAAATGGACACCATTAAATGACCGGGATTACATTGGGTTACCTGTATTTACAATCTCGTCTGGTAATTCAAAGCATGACCAATGGTCTCAGGAGATACGTTATTCAGGAAAAATATCACCGAGATTAAGCGGGGTAGTTGGCGTGTTCGGTCTCTGGCAGGACCTGACCTCCGATCCGGTACAGACAGAGGAAGCCGGGTCAGCACAATGGCGGTTTGCACAGAGCTCAACCAGTGCATTATGGAAAACGCCCGGGCTGTTTGACAACTTCGGTATCCGTACCACCAACGAAATCAAAAGTACGAGTTTGGCCGTATTCGCACAGGCCGACTGGGCTGTGACCGATAAGATCCATGTTTTGCCAGGTATCCGCTACAACTACGACAAGAAAGTGGTGGATTACAGCAGGGTAACCTACGGCGGGTTGCAAACAAGCGATGCTGCATTGATCGCACTGAAAAACGGCGTGTATACCAATCAGTCCTTTAATACCGATTATACCAAAGGAAATTTCTCAGGACAGCTGTCTGCTCAATATAAAGCCAGCAGTAATTTCAATGCTTATGCTACGTATTCCATTGGATTTAAGCCAATTGGAGTGAATGTGGGAGGTTTGCCAACGGCCAGCGGTCAGATTTTAATTGACCTGGCCAATGTGAAACCAGAACACGTAGATCACAAAGAATTTGGTATTAAAACAAAACCATCGGGCAATTCGGTACTAAACCTGACGGTGTACCAGTCTGACATCAAAGATTATCAAACACAGGTACAGACTCCCGAACCAGGTGTAAACCGCGGTTACCTGGCAAATGCAGAAAAAGTACGTGTAAAAGGAGCAGAGATAGACGGTAACATCCGCTTTTCAAACCTGACATTGAATGCGGCCGTGGCATATACCGACGGTAAATACGTACGTTTCGCCAATGCGCCTGTGCCATTGGAAGAGGTAGGCGGGCCCCAGGCGTTTAAGGATGTTTCGGGTGGAAGACTTCCGGGGATCTCCAAATGGTCGGGTTCCGTGGGTGGCGAGGTAACTTTCAAAGGAACATTAATCGGTTTGAAGGGTAACTATTTCCTTGGCATCGATGAATTCTATCGTTCAGAGTTCTCGTCAAGTCCGTCACCATCTGAGTATCTGAACATTGACGGCTATGCGTTGACCAATGCACGATTCGGTTTCAGGGCCTCTAACGGACTCACATTCTTCCTCTGGGGACGGAATATTTTCAATAAAGATTATTACGAGCAACTTTTGGCTGCCCCCGGCAGCGCAGGCCAATACGCGGGTATCGTGGGAGACCAGCGTACCTACGGAGTTACGATCAGATTTACATATTGATTGGGAGTTTAAACAAAGGTTCCGAAAAGGGTAGTAGCAAAGTTTTTGTTACTGCCCTTCTTTTTTTGTTGTCATTGTAGAAAAAGAATAATCCCGGTAAAAATAATCTCCTATTTTTGAGCAAAGGTGACATCTTAGAATCCAAACAAAAATTGTCAATGCGAAAAGTCTTTACATTAGTTATTATTGCAATCACTACGGTTATCCTGGTCGGCGCGCTGGTTCATTATATTGGGGTCCAAGGGTTTTTATTCTCATGGAGTCTTAATTTTATGTTGATGGCATGCACTTTTACTTTTACGGAAACACTGAAAAGTGAACTTGCTTCTTCGTACTATCATGATAAGGCTTGGGAACTGAGAGGAAAAATATATGAGTCTTTCGGAATAAATATTTACAGAAAATTATTGGTTTTGATTGGTTGGGAAAAGCTGAACAAAAAGTCCAACCCGATGGAAAAGAATACTAAGGCTTTAATGTATCTGCATTACCGGACGAAGCAATCTGAATTGGGTCATTTAATTATTTTTGTTGTAGTTATTGGCTTCAATATTTTCGTGGCATTTGAATTTGGAATTCTCAAATCCCTGTGGTTACTAGTACTGAATGTATTATTTAATCTGTATCCAATTTTACTGCAACGATACAATCGGCCACGATTAGAAAGAGCTATTAATTTAAGTAAACGCAGATAAAGACGCGACTATGAAGAACTGGGTCCTTTATTTTTTGATCCCTGTCACATTGCTATATTTCGCCTCAAAAATCAGCAAAAGTAATTCTGCCTACGTCTACTATGTACAGACACCGGAATATGATGGCGGAGATCTGGTTGCTATCAAAAAGCTGAATGAGCTTGTGGAAGAAAATTTCTTGAACCGAAGCTATTATGAAGGAGTAGCCTATACGGATGAGTCCAATCGCTGGTATGCAAACTATAACAAAGAATATAAAGCCTTACTGATCGGAGGTTCAAGTGGCTGGTCGTACTACTTTTATGCAACACCTGAGGAATTAAAAATGATCGCGGACAGAAAAATCCGGGCAATTGATATCGATAAATACCTGAGACCTTTTCCCGTCAGTAAGCTGGAAGAATGCCCAACAAGATCCAGGGATTTGATTTCCTTCTTTTAAAAGTTTTTTGTAAAATGATCTTTTGTTACGTCCGTCATCAACTTGGTCAAAGCTGGTGCTTAGTTGGCAATGCTGTTTTTATTTTAAGCAATGCCCGTTATCTTGCCTGGACAATTCGACTACGCTGATTTGAACACGAAAAGCTTAACAAGCATGCTTAAAACATACTTAAAAAGGACTGGCTTTGCCGTCAGCTTATGGCTGGTCACGGCCTTTGCTCCACATGCTAAGATATCGGTTTACCTGATCGGGGATTCCACGATGGCTGTCAAACAGGTGAGTGCCTATCCCGAAACGGGGTGGGGGATGCCGTTTGCCCATTTTTTTGATGATAGTGTCGTGGTGGTCAATGGGGCGATGAATGGTCGTAGTACGCGAACCTTCATAGAGGAAAACCGGTGGCAACCTATCTCAGACAAACTGCGGGAAGGAGACTTTGTCCTGATCCAGTTTGGACACAATGATGAAGTTAAGACGAAAAAAAGCTATACGACTGAGGCCGAGTTTCAATCAAATTTGCAAAGGTTTATTGACGAAAGTCAGGCGAAAAAGGCGACTCCGATATTGATTACGCCGGTCGCTCGGAGGAGTTTCGACGCTTCCGGAAAAATTGTTGATACACATACCATATACGCAGAACTTGTGCGTTCGGTAGCCATCAAGAACCACCTTCCATGGATTGATCTCGATAAGCTGAGCCGGGAGTTGCTTCAAAAAATGGGGCCGGAAAATTCCAAATTTTTATTCCTGCACCTGGAACCCGATGAGCATCCTAATTACCCGGAAGGCAAAGAGGACAATACGCATTTCAGTGAGCTCGGCGCGCGAAAAATGGCGGAATTGGTGTTGGCAGACATGAAAAGACAGAAGATAGCGCTGAGCCAGCGTGTCGTTCAAAAGAGCAAATAAATCGGAGTGCATTCAGAAGGTACGTTTGATCTGAATGCTGCGGAAAAGCAGTTTTTGTGCTGTTTAGTGCTTTTTTATCCAGCCTTTTTTCTGGATTAAATCAGCCAAGGCAGCGCCTATTTTAGTGTGACCGCTGCTGTTGATATGGTCGTCGATGATGAAATAGTCCCGGCGGTTCAGGAAAGTGTGAACATTGGCAAAATAGACATTATCGACCGGATGAACAGCTTGGTAAGCCTGAAACTCCTTAACAATGGCGTAATTATACACGCCGACGTCGAAGACTAAAATAGGTCCCTTATATGTTTTCCTAATTCTGCTCAGATAAGGGAAAAAGGCCTCCGCATGTCCTGGCTGCGCTGCTGGTTTACTGGCCACTTGCTTCTGGTCAGCCGGAAGAGCGGCTTGAACAGCACCTTTTATTCCTTCGGTAATGAGCCAGCGGAGACTCAGAAAAATACCTTTAAACGGAAAGTAAGTCCCATTGATTGTATTTTGTTTCTCTGCGGCCTTAAACGAAACAGGATCAATGCCTGACTTCTGCGCCTTTGTCAAATTGGCGGTGTTCTCTTCCAGATCATTGTAACAATATTGAATAATGACAAGTTGGCAAGAGTCCAGGTTAAGCTCGTTTAGCAACATGGTCTCTCGGTGCGTGCCGTAAGAGGTGATGGCGGTATTGAGACTCTTCACATGAAGTTTGTTTTCAATAACTTCGGAAAACCGGTATTCCTTCTCTACACCCCAACCCATGCCATGGGAATCTCCGAGGATGACGATGGACGGATGATCAAGGCTGGATTGATCATCCCGCACGCCGAACGAATTCGTCTTTATTTCAATATCAAATTCGGGGTTGGTAAACCTACCTGCTATACTGGAACGAAAGCGATATCCTAATGAAGAGTCGTAGCGTGACAGCTTACTATCAAAGTTTGTGGTATTTTTAAAGAAGCTATACTGCCCTCGTATCCAATAGTAATAATTTTCCGGAAGCATCGTGTGACGCTGGTAGTGGGACATGTAAATGACACTGCTTACCAGCATGGTTTCTAATGTGGCGAAGATACCTATCAATATGAGCAGTCTGTGTAGCCGCTGGCTCGAAAATGACCAAAGGATTATTATAAAGCCTGTGGGGAACAAGATAAAATAAAACGGAAAGATTGTAGAATGCCTTACAAAAAAGTCTTGGCGGAAAAGCGGCATGCACAGCAACAACATTCCTAACAGGAAGAGCTTAATGTTCATAATGGTTTATTCGTGAGAGTTTGCGGAATTATCTCAGTTCTGACTTCTGAACATAGACCGATAAGTTTGGATAATCAGTGTTCAATTGGCAATCGGTCACATCTGTTTTCCGATGGGTCAAACGCTGAATGGAATCCCTAAGTTAAGAGAATGGGAACTACAAATGCTGGTAGGGTTCCTGCGCTCGAAGTTCTTCTAGTTGTAGCCGCAAGCTCACGCGGAAATCCCGATCGGCTTGGCCGATGTCGAGATGGTACTGGTGGGGATAAATGAGATCGAGCCTTCGTTGCACATTTTTAAGACCTATGCCGCCGAATTCTGGTTTCTGTACATGATCTTGTGAGATTGTGTTGGTGATCAGAAAATCGAGGTGATGATCTGCGGACCTTAATTTGATGACGATCTCGTTCTGACGGTTACTGTTTTTCGAAACGTGCTTGAACGCGTTTTCGACAAAAGTCATCAGGATAAAAGGAGCAATGGTTAAACTTTCGTGGTCGGCTAGCGTTGTCTCCACTACTACATTTACATTCTTATTTTGCCGCAGCCTTTCCAGCTCGATGAAGTTTTGAAGATACATCAGCTCCTTTTCCAGCGGGATCTGATGATCGTTGCATTCGTATAGCTGATGCCGTAAGAGTTCTGAAAATTTGGTGAGAGATGCCGCAGCGCGATCAGGGTTTTTATGAATGAGAAAAAAGATTGAATTAATGCTGTTAAAGAGAAAATGCGGGTTAAACTGATTTCTAAGAAAGCTCAGTTCTGATTCCAGTCTTTCTTTTTCAAGCATACGCTTGTTGCGGTCGGTAACGATCCAGTTAGCAGCCAGTTTAATGCTCATGGCCAGGGTAGAGGTGGCCAATGTCGATGGCATGGCCTCTCCAAAGAAATAATAAAAGCAGTTAGTGCCTTTCCCGTAGACGGTTTCAATGGGAATTTGAAATAACGCGGCACTAAGATAATAGCCTGAGACAATAAGCAGGGCGGCAACTATATTGACCGTAAAAAAGTAAGCCAGGTAGGCGGGAAACTTCCTGGTTTGGAGATACCGGGGTATGAGATAGTAGAAGTTAAGACAGACGACCACCGCCTGAAAAACCACAAAAAAGGCTATTTTAACTGCAAATGGGGAAAACATGCTACCAGCGGCGACTTCCGGCCGAAATAATGTAAGAAATTGGAATACCGACTGCCACGATCACAATGCTCATCCCGGTTGCAATGGCTTGCAGCTCGGGCGCGGGCATGGCCGGAAACACGATACGAAGTACGATCAAGTTCATGACCACCCAAATGAATATGCCATATAAAATGCCACTGGTGACTCTTTTTCCACTGATCGAGGCAACATTTTGATAAAGAAAATAATAGAAAACAGAGAACAGAAATGCGATAAAGAAATGCAAAACAAGGCCTGTCAGAACCATCGCAGTACCTCCGGAATATGCTTCTTTGCCGAAAATCCCGCTTGCAATGGACAGGATGATCCTCGACGGGGTGGTTTTTCCCATGATCATCGCGTAAACGAGAATGGCGACAATAATATCCAGCGCACCCGCAACAAATGTTGCCGAAAGAATCGTTTTGAAACCTTGTCCGCTAATTGTTAACCTACCCATTATGAATTCAGTTTAAATCGGGATAAGTTACTAAATATTAATCTATTTCATAAAAACCGAGGATGAAGGAATTTGATCTGCATGGGCAAATGCGATCTGGTATTTTGCTTTGTAAGTTGTCCGGTTTTGCTTTTTACCCTGGGCGCGGATACTGTTGTACAAGCCAAGCAGCGACCAACCGTTACCTGGGTTAAATATCAAATCCTCCACATACACTTTCTGCGCCTGTGAGGGCTTGCCAGCTTTGAGCAGGTAGGCCCCCAGAAACTGCCTGGAAGGTATCGGCCAATCCTTTGGTTCGGTGTAAATGAGCTTGTCTTCCAGCTCTACCGCTTTTTCAAAACTGTTGATGGCGGTTGCTCGATCATTACGGGCGAAGAGTATGGCGCCATTCAATATGTTTTCTGCAATTCCTGCTGCCTGGATTGGCGAGTTGAATGGTATTCTCCGCTTCGTCAGCACCGGATCTTTCATTTTAATGCGCAGTTGTTCCAAATGCGCTGACGCCGAATCGATCTGTCCGGTGTTGACCAATGCGATGCCTTTTGCAAAGTCCGAAAGCAGGCTGGCGTAAGTCCAGTGGCGGTCAACAACAACGCTGTCGTTCAAGATCTGGTCCCATTTGCCCATTCTCACCATAGTCATGACTGGTATCATATACAGATATTGATCGTAGGTAGTTTCTGCAGTGGGAGCAACGCTCTTGCGGCAGCGCTGTGCATAACGCATGGCTTCTGAATACATACCGGCCGTGAGCGCACAGTAACTTTGCACGGCGAAATAATGAGGGGAATGCTTGGTCAATGCCAGGTTTTTGGCAAGCAGATCGTAATATAGCAGATTGTTATCTGCCAGATTATTGACTTCAACGCCTTTGTGGTATAGGCCACTTCTTTCATATGCGTGGCTGGACATATGCACCATATGTGCGACGCCCGGGAGCAGGTCCCGCAATGTCTCCGCGCCGGCCAGCGACACGTCCGGGTGGCGTGAGGCCTCCGTTAAATGAATGTAGTAATGTAATGCGCCGGGATGTTTCGGGTTGTTTTTCAATACTTTTTCACAAATGCTGACCAACTCCGGCGTCCACGGCTTGGAAGTACCGTCTTTGCTCCAAAAATCCCAGGCATGCATCAGCATCACAGCGTCAATGTAAAGGACTTTAATATCCTGGTCATCGGGATAAACCGACATCAAGTCCTTTATTTTTTGAGAGTATGTAAGATTTAATGCCGCTCTGTCCGAATCTTTCGGATCGGAAGAGTAACGGCTGTTCATGGCTTTTATCAGGTGTTTTTCTCTTGGAGACGCATTCGCAGCGGCTTCATTCATCTGTTTCAAAACCTCCGCCAGAGCCTCCGGTTTGGTATAGCTGTGTGCTGCATTGTAGTACGGGCCCATGGCCAACGCCTGTCCCCACAGGGCCATCGGATTATTTTTTTCAATCCGTGCAGACTCTCTGAATGAGGCAACTGCCTCTTTGAAATGATAACTGTAATACATGCTCAGGCCCTGGTCAAAGTAGAACTGGGCGCTATCAGACTTAACAGTCACCGGGTAAGAGTAATGCCCCCAGCCTGGAAGTGCCACGATAAATTTGCCGTCGGCAGTGGTCGTTGACGACCCGGAATAGGAGGGTCCGCAAACTGCAATGTTTTCACGGCTTGCAGCGGGTGTCGGCGCAGGTTTTGGCCAGTACAATGCGATTCCGAGTACAAAAGATATAAATGTAACGGGCAGGAGCAGAAGTTTCATTTTGAATGCTGGGTTTGAAAAGACGTTCAGTGCGGTATTGTTGGACATGAAACGGAAAAGGTAGGAATTTAGAAAAAAGTTGATAAAAATGTGGCATTTAACTTTTAAATTGTCGTCAGTAAACTATCAGTAGGGTTTGTCTTCGTCTCGTTATGGCACACAACTTCATCCATCAGATCTTTAATGCGTCGCCAGCACCGAGTCTGGTACTGCATACTGATTCGCCGAAGTTCACTATAACTGAGGTGAATGAAGCTTACCTGGCTCTGGTGGGCCGGAAGAGGGAACAACTCATTGGAAAAGGTTTTTTTGAAGCATACCCTGAATATCCTTACGCTAACACGGCGCCGTGGAAAGGCCTGCTGGACAAGCTGCTCGACGATCATCTGCCAAATCAAACTCCCGTGTCGCGTTTCGTGGTACCGGTGCCGGGTACGGGCTATACGGAGGTCAGATATCTGGTTTCCACCAATACCCCTGTTTTTAATGACAATAATGAGATAGAATGCATATTGAGATCCGTGGCGGATGTGACCGAAATAACCAAAACACGGCTTAATGACACGGCATTCACAAAAGATAAATTTTTGTACGACACCCAACGTATTGCCAGAATCGGTAGCTGGGAGGCTGATGTCATCAATGAAAAGCTGGTATGGTCGGATGTGGTCAAGGAGATTTACGAGGTAGAGGCCGACTATGAGCCAGATTATACGTTGGCTTCCAGTTTCTACGACGACGAGTTCAGGGAACAATTTCAAATGGCGATTCAGGAAACCCTGACCAAAGGAACCCTCTTTGACTTAGAACTCAGGATCATGACGGCAAAGGGAAACCCATGCTGGATCAGAATTACTGGAAAGGCTGAGCTTTTGGACGGCGTGTGCACGCGTGTTCATGGTGCTATTCAGGACATTCATAACCGTAAAGTCGTTGAGCAACAATTAATTGACTCCCGCAATCAGTTTGAGTCATTGATCCAGACGATTGACGGCATAGTATGGGAAGCCGATGCCAGTACTTTCGAATTTAACTTCGTAAGCGATCAGGTAGAGAAAATGCTTGGGTATACGCCGGAGGAATGGCTGGGCGAACCCGACTTTTGGAAAAACCATATTCACCCGGACGATGTCGAGAAAGCCCTTGGCTACTGCCTGCAAGAGACCATGGAGGTAAGAAATCATGATTTTGATTACAGGATGCGCCGCGCCGATGGCGAGATGATCTGGATCAAGGATATGGTGAGCGTTATCCATGAAAATGGCAAACCTGTGCTGCTACGCGGTTTTATGGTTGATATCACAGAAACCAAAAGGCTCGTGGACATAGAGCACCTGGAAAAGACAGTACTGGAATTGAATTCCCGAAAAGGTTCCACTCTTCGTCATGTCTTGAATGAGTATCTGCTGGGGATTGAACGTATATTCCCGAGTATGAAATGTTCCATAGTAGGGATCGTCAACAATCGACTTAATAACTGGGCTGCCCCCTCGCTGCCCGATGAATATATTCAATCCATTGAAAACATACCGATCGGCGAGACGGCAGGGTCCTGTGGTACGGCGGCGTTTACCCGGGAGCGGGTGATTGTCAGCGACATCGCCAATGATCCCAGGTGGGCAGACTACCGGGAAGTTGCCTTGCCGCATAAGCTGCTGGCCTGCTGGTCACATCCTATTATTTCCTCCGACGATGTCGTTATTGCTACTTTCGCAGCCTATTACGAAAAGGTAAAAGTGCCGTTCGAAGAAGAGTTCAAGATCATTGACCGCGTCATAGCTATTTTAACGGTAGTGCTGGAAAACAGGCAGAACTCGGAGGT
The genomic region above belongs to Dyadobacter pollutisoli and contains:
- a CDS encoding rhamnogalacturonan acetylesterase; its protein translation is MLKTYLKRTGFAVSLWLVTAFAPHAKISVYLIGDSTMAVKQVSAYPETGWGMPFAHFFDDSVVVVNGAMNGRSTRTFIEENRWQPISDKLREGDFVLIQFGHNDEVKTKKSYTTEAEFQSNLQRFIDESQAKKATPILITPVARRSFDASGKIVDTHTIYAELVRSVAIKNHLPWIDLDKLSRELLQKMGPENSKFLFLHLEPDEHPNYPEGKEDNTHFSELGARKMAELVLADMKRQKIALSQRVVQKSK
- a CDS encoding PAS domain-containing protein, with amino-acid sequence MAHNFIHQIFNASPAPSLVLHTDSPKFTITEVNEAYLALVGRKREQLIGKGFFEAYPEYPYANTAPWKGLLDKLLDDHLPNQTPVSRFVVPVPGTGYTEVRYLVSTNTPVFNDNNEIECILRSVADVTEITKTRLNDTAFTKDKFLYDTQRIARIGSWEADVINEKLVWSDVVKEIYEVEADYEPDYTLASSFYDDEFREQFQMAIQETLTKGTLFDLELRIMTAKGNPCWIRITGKAELLDGVCTRVHGAIQDIHNRKVVEQQLIDSRNQFESLIQTIDGIVWEADASTFEFNFVSDQVEKMLGYTPEEWLGEPDFWKNHIHPDDVEKALGYCLQETMEVRNHDFDYRMRRADGEMIWIKDMVSVIHENGKPVLLRGFMVDITETKRLVDIEHLEKTVLELNSRKGSTLRHVLNEYLLGIERIFPSMKCSIVGIVNNRLNNWAAPSLPDEYIQSIENIPIGETAGSCGTAAFTRERVIVSDIANDPRWADYREVALPHKLLACWSHPIISSDDVVIATFAAYYEKVKVPFEEEFKIIDRVIAILTVVLENRQNSEVILASKNRLLGLVNELQKNNERYEFVNKATNDAIYDWDLKTDHIEWGLGYYRMFGFNVMDDQYPLAKWACQVHPEDREKTEISLQKQLSDTEKSKWTADYRFRKADDTYAHVVENGYILRDRQGKAVRMIGVLRDVTRQKQEEHDLKLLSSVITNTNDMVLIAESNPDDLTGLKILYVNAAFTKMTGSSPAEVIGKSPMVLRGFSPLQNDFGVLRNAIRNLEPLETETIRYQRNGESFDLNLSLHPVADDQGMLTHWISIGHDVTDRLRYIREIEEQNQKFQEIAWMQSHVIRAPLARLMSLVDLVKNYQNSEIEKTELLDHILTSAYSLDDIIRDISSKTEQL
- a CDS encoding TonB-dependent receptor; this translates as MKQFLKSTIFIGVLLFPQFLSAQDNPTINATVSGKILDNRTNEALVGATVTIKGTTNGAVTDANGEFKLITGQKLPFTLVVSFVGFLKKEVLINDSKVEIKLDVNDTQLADVVISSRRRQESAQDVPIPISVVGGTRAEDAGAFNVNRLKELVPTVQLYASNARNTTLNIRGLGSTYGLTNDGVDPGVGFYVDGVYYARPAATALDFIDIERVEVLRGPQGTLFGKNTTAGAFNITTRAASFRPGANFELSYGNLGFVQAKASVTGPLSKKLAARVSFTGTQRNGTFFNVHTQLPINDINNIGVRGQLLFTPSDHVNITVIGDISNQKPAGYGWPVAGVVTTKRAAYRQFNNIIADLNYSLPYQSAFERKLDLDTPSKADNQLGGVSVNADIKIGNGTLTSTSAWRYWKWTPLNDRDYIGLPVFTISSGNSKHDQWSQEIRYSGKISPRLSGVVGVFGLWQDLTSDPVQTEEAGSAQWRFAQSSTSALWKTPGLFDNFGIRTTNEIKSTSLAVFAQADWAVTDKIHVLPGIRYNYDKKVVDYSRVTYGGLQTSDAALIALKNGVYTNQSFNTDYTKGNFSGQLSAQYKASSNFNAYATYSIGFKPIGVNVGGLPTASGQILIDLANVKPEHVDHKEFGIKTKPSGNSVLNLTVYQSDIKDYQTQVQTPEPGVNRGYLANAEKVRVKGAEIDGNIRFSNLTLNAAVAYTDGKYVRFANAPVPLEEVGGPQAFKDVSGGRLPGISKWSGSVGGEVTFKGTLIGLKGNYFLGIDEFYRSEFSSSPSPSEYLNIDGYALTNARFGFRASNGLTFFLWGRNIFNKDYYEQLLAAPGSAGQYAGIVGDQRTYGVTIRFTY
- a CDS encoding glycosyl-4,4'-diaponeurosporenoate acyltransferase CrtO family protein; this translates as MRKVFTLVIIAITTVILVGALVHYIGVQGFLFSWSLNFMLMACTFTFTETLKSELASSYYHDKAWELRGKIYESFGINIYRKLLVLIGWEKLNKKSNPMEKNTKALMYLHYRTKQSELGHLIIFVVVIGFNIFVAFEFGILKSLWLLVLNVLFNLYPILLQRYNRPRLERAINLSKRR
- a CDS encoding sensor histidine kinase translates to MFSPFAVKIAFFVVFQAVVVCLNFYYLIPRYLQTRKFPAYLAYFFTVNIVAALLIVSGYYLSAALFQIPIETVYGKGTNCFYYFFGEAMPSTLATSTLAMSIKLAANWIVTDRNKRMLEKERLESELSFLRNQFNPHFLFNSINSIFFLIHKNPDRAAASLTKFSELLRHQLYECNDHQIPLEKELMYLQNFIELERLRQNKNVNVVVETTLADHESLTIAPFILMTFVENAFKHVSKNSNRQNEIVIKLRSADHHLDFLITNTISQDHVQKPEFGGIGLKNVQRRLDLIYPHQYHLDIGQADRDFRVSLRLQLEELRAQEPYQHL
- a CDS encoding DUF1440 domain-containing protein, with product MGRLTISGQGFKTILSATFVAGALDIIVAILVYAMIMGKTTPSRIILSIASGIFGKEAYSGGTAMVLTGLVLHFFIAFLFSVFYYFLYQNVASISGKRVTSGILYGIFIWVVMNLIVLRIVFPAMPAPELQAIATGMSIVIVAVGIPISYIISAGSRRW